The Anguilla anguilla isolate fAngAng1 chromosome 4, fAngAng1.pri, whole genome shotgun sequence genome has a window encoding:
- the ackr4b gene encoding atypical chemokine receptor 4 produces the protein MEAMEDQDYTYFDYDNDTNFSYYDYHTVCDKEEVRSFAKVFLPIMYALALVVGLAGNSLVVAVYIYYKRLKTMTDVYILNLAVADLLLLLTLPFWAVDAVNGWELGVGMCKMTSALYSMNFGCGMLFLACISVDRYLAVSNGAAARAVRRRHCLLVCLLVWVVAFVLGLPDMVFTTVKHGVVRKSCIPVYHTSMARPTKATLEILEVVLGFLLPFLVMIFCYSRVARALQNIPDVTQGKKWRAFKVLLAVVGVFIATQLPYNIVKFCRAMDIIYALVTQCEVSKSLDIAMQITESLALSHSCLNPILYAFIGASFRQHVLKVMKSLGQRRRRYRHRNEPPVEISLNSHSASEDTTTFTM, from the coding sequence ATGGAGGCCATGGAGGACCAAGATTACACATACTTTGACTATGACAATGACACCAACTTCAGCTACTATGACTACCACACGGTGTGTGACAAGGAGGAGGTCCGCTCCTTCGCCAAGGTATTCCTACCCATAATGTACGCCCTGGCACTGGTGGTGGGGTTGGCGGGAAACTCACTGGTGGTGGCCGTCTACATTTATTACAAAAGGCTGAAGACCATGACGGACGTGTACATCCTGAACCTGGCGGTGGctgacctgctgctgctgctgacgcTGCCGTTCTGGGCGGTGGATGCGGTGAACGGCTGGGAGCTGGGCGTGGGCATGTGCAAAATGACCTCCGCCCTCTACAGCATGAACTTCGGCTGCGGCATGCTGTTCCTGGCCTGCATCAGTGTGGACCGCTACCTGGCCGTGTCCAACGGAGCCGCGGCCAGAGCCGTCAGACGGAGGCACTGCCTGCTGGTCTGCCTGCTGGTCTGGGTGGTGGCCTTCGTCCTGGGCCTGCCGGACATGGTCTTCACCACCGTCAAGCATGGCGTGGTCAGGAAATCCTGCATCCCTGTCTACCACACCAGCATGGCCCGCCCGACCAAGGCCACCTTGGAGATCTTGGAGGTGGTGCTGGGCTTCTTGCTGCCCTTCCTGGTCATGATATTCTGTTACTCCAGGGTGGCCCGAGCCCTCCAGAACATTCCGGACGTGACGCAGGGGAAGAAGTGGAGGGCCTTCAAGGTCCTGCTGGCGGTGGTGGGCGTGTTCATTGCCACCCAGCTGCCCTACAACATAGTGAAGTTCTGCCGGGCCATGGACATCATCTACGCTCTGGTGACCCAATGTGAGGTCAGCAAGAGCCTGGACATAGCCATGCAGATCACAGAGAGCCTGGCCTTGAGCCACAGCTGCCTGAACCCCATCCTGTACGCCTTCATCGGGGCCTCCTTCCGCCAGCACGTCCTCAAGGTCATGAAGAGCCTGGGCCAGAGGCGGAGGCGCTACCGCCACAGAAACGAGCCGCCGGTGGAGATCTCCCTCAACTCCCACTCCGCCTCAGAGGACACCACCACGTTCACCATGTAA